A portion of the Mesobacillus sp. AQ2 genome contains these proteins:
- a CDS encoding IDEAL domain-containing protein, with product MNNSFLKVGDWIKGKSRDGELIIGYVESLDVLDEKINATITSSDDEALVGKTIPMPTNGVKKLPEPQVKNKEQIQYLIDLALATGDQEWFMELSEQLKVMRELVKGVK from the coding sequence ATGAATAACTCATTCTTAAAAGTAGGGGATTGGATTAAAGGGAAATCCCGAGATGGAGAATTGATCATCGGATATGTAGAATCACTTGATGTTTTGGATGAAAAGATCAATGCGACAATCACTTCCAGTGATGATGAAGCACTCGTTGGCAAAACCATACCAATGCCAACGAACGGAGTGAAAAAACTGCCGGAACCCCAGGTGAAAAATAAAGAACAGATTCAATACCTCATCGATCTGGCATTAGCTACCGGAGACCAGGAATGGTTCATGGAGCTTTCTGAACAGCTTAAAGTGATGAGGGAACTGGTGAAGGGTGTAAAATAA
- a CDS encoding glycosyltransferase → MKKLLVIGLTLFLSLEMAVGVSPAFAKPQHECLSQSEVKFENQFRKLWVDHVLWTSNYITSATTAGAEDQKEVLERLLKNQEDIGNAIKPVYGEEAGNKLTDLLKEHIVIAGDIVQAAKDGNNVKLDQLNKAWYKNADDIAAFLSKANPSLKNDQLKELLYKHLGLVADDLSASLKKDWGARIVSIDDGMSHIVMMADAISSAVVKQFPEKFKK, encoded by the coding sequence ATGAAAAAATTATTAGTTATTGGTTTAACATTATTCTTGTCACTGGAAATGGCGGTTGGAGTATCTCCTGCATTCGCAAAGCCTCAGCACGAATGTCTCAGCCAGTCAGAGGTCAAGTTTGAAAATCAATTCAGGAAACTGTGGGTTGACCATGTTTTGTGGACAAGCAATTACATAACAAGTGCCACAACTGCTGGTGCCGAGGATCAAAAAGAGGTGCTTGAGAGGCTCCTGAAAAACCAGGAGGATATCGGAAACGCGATTAAGCCTGTATATGGAGAGGAAGCCGGAAATAAACTTACAGATCTGCTTAAGGAGCATATTGTCATAGCCGGGGATATTGTTCAAGCTGCAAAAGACGGGAATAATGTAAAGCTCGATCAATTGAATAAAGCATGGTATAAGAATGCTGACGATATCGCTGCGTTCCTGAGCAAAGCCAATCCTAGTTTAAAAAATGATCAGTTAAAAGAATTGCTCTATAAGCATCTTGGGTTGGTGGCTGATGACCTGTCAGCAAGCTTGAAAAAAGACTGGGGAGCTAGAATTGTTTCGATTGATGATGGAATGTCTCATATCGTTATGATGGCAGATGCCATTTCATCAGCTGTTGTAAAACAGTTCCCTGAGAAGTTCAAGAAATAA
- the spxA gene encoding transcriptional regulator SpxA: MVTLYITSSCASCRKAKAWFQEHQIDFIERNIVSQPLTVDEIKSILRLTEDGTEDILSKNSKAYQKLDMDIDSLPLNQLYDLIIKNPQMLRRPIILDHKRLQVGYNEEEIRSFLPRKLRTFTSYEMENMAN, encoded by the coding sequence ATGGTAACTTTATATATAACATCCAGCTGTGCTTCGTGCCGTAAAGCAAAAGCCTGGTTTCAGGAGCATCAAATCGATTTTATCGAAAGAAATATCGTTTCCCAACCGCTGACTGTGGATGAAATCAAATCGATTCTGCGATTGACGGAAGACGGAACGGAAGATATTCTTTCTAAGAACTCAAAAGCGTATCAAAAGCTGGACATGGATATTGATTCTCTTCCGCTGAATCAGCTATATGACCTGATCATTAAAAATCCCCAAATGCTGCGCCGGCCGATTATCCTGGACCACAAAAGATTGCAGGTTGGCTACAATGAAGAAGAAATCCGCAGCTTCTTGCCGCGAAAACTTCGCACATTTACCAGCTACGAAATGGAAAACATGGCTAATTAA
- a CDS encoding LysM peptidoglycan-binding domain-containing protein, with product MRKIKRFMQLGLSILLMGSLLFFANGSGYADDASVTVKKGDTLYSISKKYNLTVKELKEFNGLKNNTIYIGQKLVLPVLNEPEPMYSVIGGSFTKKDNAIKQVDRLKKEGIDATVTTKVINDKTYYRIQAGVFTKKANAEKQKKMVQKNGFKDAYIAAYKNLQINEVHLGSTYSKVLLQFGKPIKTEDQLNVRSLYYRGEGAGVRVNFNMKDGSVFGLQAYPEYLELKTLPTQKKQVINEYGYPNKVQKTSCYESATCGQYIYQFNKNELIIQFDRDGKTVQYFDLRKMP from the coding sequence ATGAGGAAGATAAAGCGATTCATGCAGCTTGGGCTGAGTATTTTATTGATGGGGTCATTACTCTTTTTTGCCAATGGGTCAGGGTATGCTGACGATGCTTCTGTCACAGTAAAAAAAGGAGATACTTTGTACAGCATTTCAAAAAAATACAACCTGACTGTTAAGGAGTTAAAGGAGTTCAATGGACTTAAGAACAATACCATTTATATTGGTCAAAAATTGGTGCTGCCTGTTTTGAACGAACCAGAACCAATGTATTCGGTGATTGGAGGTTCTTTTACCAAGAAAGACAATGCAATAAAGCAAGTCGATAGACTGAAAAAAGAAGGAATCGATGCAACAGTCACCACGAAGGTCATAAATGATAAAACCTATTACCGCATCCAGGCTGGTGTTTTTACCAAAAAGGCAAATGCTGAAAAACAAAAAAAGATGGTGCAAAAAAACGGCTTCAAAGATGCCTACATTGCAGCGTACAAGAATCTCCAAATTAATGAAGTCCATCTGGGCTCCACTTACAGCAAGGTCCTCCTGCAATTTGGAAAGCCTATAAAAACCGAGGACCAGTTGAATGTCCGGTCCCTTTACTACCGTGGTGAAGGTGCAGGAGTAAGAGTGAACTTCAACATGAAAGATGGTTCAGTATTCGGCTTGCAAGCCTATCCAGAATATTTGGAGCTCAAAACCCTTCCAACTCAGAAAAAGCAAGTTATCAATGAGTATGGATATCCGAATAAAGTACAAAAAACCTCTTGCTACGAAAGTGCCACTTGCGGACAATATATTTACCAATTTAATAAAAATGAACTGATCATCCAGTTCGACCGGGATGGCAAGACCGTTCAATATTTTGACTTAAGGAAAATGCCTTAA
- a CDS encoding Rrf2 family transcriptional regulator, with amino-acid sequence MNSDFTLAIHSLTLLALQPDRMSTSDAIAESAGVHPVRIRKVLGMLKKHGFIKSKEGTGGGFIFANDLNEVNLWDIYKLTSEGALQPKCPDSNEKCMVGANMHKVLFAIFLGAEEHLGEFLKHYSIKEVVDLIRQEKECCE; translated from the coding sequence ATGAACAGTGATTTTACCCTTGCCATTCACAGTTTAACATTGCTTGCACTGCAGCCTGACAGAATGTCGACGAGCGATGCAATCGCAGAAAGTGCCGGAGTACATCCGGTCCGAATTCGCAAAGTACTTGGTATGTTAAAAAAACATGGCTTTATCAAATCAAAAGAAGGTACCGGCGGCGGTTTTATTTTTGCCAATGATTTAAATGAAGTCAATCTCTGGGATATCTATAAACTTACATCAGAGGGCGCACTGCAGCCAAAATGCCCTGATTCCAATGAAAAATGTATGGTCGGTGCAAATATGCACAAGGTCCTTTTTGCCATTTTTCTGGGGGCTGAGGAACACTTGGGGGAATTCCTGAAGCATTATTCCATAAAAGAAGTGGTCGATCTGATCAGGCAAGAGAAAGAATGCTGTGAATAG